From a single Brassica napus cultivar Da-Ae chromosome C9, Da-Ae, whole genome shotgun sequence genomic region:
- the LOC106417212 gene encoding uncharacterized protein LOC106417212 has product MDLPRQLFMIRFEREDEYLAALTGGQWRAFGSYLMVRAWSPEFDPLKDDIVMTPVWIRLSNIPVNFYHRLILMGIAKGLGTPIRVDLTTLNVERARFTRICVEVNLTKPLKGTVLINGERYFVAYEGLSNICSKCGIYGHLVHGCPRTIAERVANLDIQAASQPSTRPVTRQDQAVQEDGFIPARVQRRGTQMMPRPVENLIGENSGKANRKSQETPRFKEAGNISLANKYGSLGMDTALSVSREDMASGEENKENQNSNIDKPKNKEILQGK; this is encoded by the coding sequence ATGGATCTACCCCGACAATTATTCATGATTCGCTTCGAAAGGGAGGATGAGTACTTGGCGGCGTTGACAGGGGGTCAATGGAGGGCTTTTGGGAGTTATCTCATGGTGAGAGCTTGGTCGCCGGAGTTTGATCCCTTAAAAGATGATATTGTTATGACACCGGTTTGGATCAGATTGTCTAATATCCCAGTGAATTTCTATCATCGTTTGATTCTCATGGGGATTGCTAAAGGGTTGGGCACGCCAATTCGAGTGGATCTAACTACTCTGAATGTTGAAAGAGCAAGGTTTACTAGAATTTGTGTGGAAGTGAACCTCACAAAACCTTTGAAAGGGACTGTTCTAATCAATGGGGAGAGATATTTTGTAGCCTATGAAGGTCTGTCTAATATTTGCTCAAAGTGTGGAATTTATGGTCATTTGGTTCATGGATGTCCTAGGACTATTGCGGAAAGAGTGGCTAACCTAGATATACAGGCAGCGTCACAACCAAGTACTAGACCAGTCACAAGACAAGATCAGGCAGTGCAAGAAGATGGATTTATTCCGGCAAGGGTTCAAAGAAGAGGAACACAGATGATGCCTCGACCGGTGGAGAACTTGATCGGTGAAAACAGTGGGAAGGCAAACAGGAAATCCCAAGAGACCCCACGATTCAAGGAAGCCGGGAATATTTCGTTGGCTAACAAATATGGAAGTTTAGGAATGGATACGGCTCTGAGTGTATCGCGGGAAGATATGGCGTCTGGTGAGGAAAATAAGGAGAATCAGAATTCGAATATTGACAAACCCAAGAATAAGGAAATCTTGCAAGGGAAGTAA
- the LOC106417211 gene encoding uncharacterized protein LOC106417211, with the protein MRQVIIMDGTHLKVVYKGVLRIATAQDPDHHHYPLAFAVVDGEKNASWEWFLTILKTLIPDDHQLVFCTDRNQSIIKKVHEVYPLAIHGYCNYHLSNNVSGACSNVNKKGVAKKIRNIAGIYSEVEFRKYYSDFRKMYPQAAEYLDDSVHETKWARCKFPGERYFDIDRYPCVHALAAIMARGEMAEHYCSRLSSLRMWRKKKERLQVTTFPSAGEYQRKRKKKFPPLIGENKESGSDGSGSDSNSSGSDISDSSGSEGNGDEGGDNEGNDE; encoded by the exons ATGAGGCAAGTGATAATaatggatggaactcacctgaAGGTTGTGTACAAAGGAGTGCTTCGCATTGCGACTGCTCAGGATccagatcatcatcattatccccTTGCTTTTGCGGTAGTAGATGGTGAAAAAAATGCAAGCTGGGAGTGGTTTTTGACTATATTAAAAACTTTGATACCAGATGATCATCAGCTTGTATTTTGTACTGATAGAAACCAAAGCATCATCAAGAAAGTACACGAGGTATACCCATTGGCGATCCATGGATATTGCAATTATCACTTGTCTAATAATGTCAGCGGAGCTTGCAGCAATGTTAACAAGAAAGGGGTtgccaaaaaaattagaaatattgcTGGTATTTACAGTGAGGTGGAGTTCCGAAAATACTACAGCGATTTCAGGAAAATGTATCCTCAAGCGGCCGAGTATCTAGATGACAGTGTTCATGAGACCAAATGGGCAAGATGTAAATTTCCGGGAGAAAG GTATTTTGATATTGATCGGTATCCTTGTGTGCATGCACTTGCTGCCATCATGGCGCGTGGAGAAATGGCTGAACATTATTGTTCTAG GTTGTCTTCCCTCCGTatgtggagaaaaaaaaaagaaagactaCAAGTTACTACATTCCCATCTGCCGGAGAATatcagaggaagagaaagaagaagtttcCACCATTGATTGGTGAAAACAAAGAAAGTGGCAGTGATGGCAGTGGCAGTGATAGCAATAGCAGTGGTAGTGACATCAGTGACAGCAGTGGCAGCGAGGGAAATGGGGACGAAGGAGGTGACAACGAAGGAAATGATGAATGA
- the LOC111209745 gene encoding high mobility group nucleosome-binding domain-containing protein 5-like — translation MDEGTYEDLELIDDSDTPYRVVDSWNKILLEPGSKIFWPDLFEMDVRTREQQEQAGGEEGGEEGGEAGGEAGGKAGGEAGGEAGVEVGGEAGSEAAKVEELEQDKIQRESWPFQFGEAETGYASGGRRRDKDGDEEAEMHGDKEGDEEAEKHGDKEGDEEDGDEAEAEKDGDEAEAEKDGEKQIEAEAEKDGEKDGEKQIEAEAEKLMQDTEERFDDDGDEQSTLQIMADTAVRFEKAAAEKAVADKTNEVVDDDDALEKEGEVRVDDALEKEGEVGVDDALEEAALVGVDEMPKRVPKRSHLLRSPFTPN, via the exons ATGGATGAAGGGACTTATGAAGACTTGGAGCTGATAGATGATTCAGATACGCCATACAGAGTTGTTGACAGTTGGAACAAGATTCTACTAGAACCAGGGAGTAAAATTTTCTGGCCGGATCTATTCGAGATGGATGTGAGAACCCGAGAGCAACAAGAGCAAGCAGGAGGTGAGGAAGGAGGTGAGGAAGGGGGCGAGGCAGGGGGCGAGGCAGGAGGCAAGGCAGGGGGAGAGGCAGGAGGCGAGGCAGGAGTTGAAGTAGGGGGCGAGGCAGGGAGCGAGGCAG CAAAAGTAGAGGAGTTGGAACAAGACAAGATTCAGAGAGAAAGTTGGCCATTCCAGTTTGGTGAAGCTGAAACCGGATATGCTTCAGGAGGCAGAAGAAGAGATAAGGATGGTGATGAAGAGGCTGAGATGCATGGTGATAAGGAGGGTGATGAAGAGGCTGAGAAGCATGGTGATAAGGAGGGTGATGAAGAG GATGGTGATGAGGCAGAGGCTGAGAAGGATGGTGATGAGGCAGAGGCTGAGAAGGATGGTGAGAAACAGATTGAGGCAGAGGCTGagaaggatggtgagaaagatGGTGAGAAACAGATCGAGGCAGAGGCTGAGAAgttgatgcaag ATACTGAAGAGAGATTtgatgatgatggagatgaGCAATCTACACTTCAAATTATGGCAGACACTGCAGTGAGATTTGAGAAGGCTGCTGCGGAAAAAGCTGTTGCGGACAAGACAAATGAGGttgtggatgatgatgatgctttggagaaggaAGGTGAGGTTAGAGTTGATGATGCCTTAGAGAAGGAAGGTGAGGTTGGAGTTGATGATGCTTTAGAGGAGGCAGCTTTGGTTGGAGTTGATGAGATGCCAAAGAGGGTGCCCAAGCGTTCTCATTTGTTGAGGTCTCCTTTTACGCCAAACTGA